In the genome of Parcubacteria group bacterium, the window GAAAAAAATTCAGTTTATTTTTTTAATATCAAAGATCTGGAAAAAATAGATCAGGAAAAGTTTTCCAAAATATATCTCGTCACTTCCGACCAGAATGCTATAATGTATGAAGATATAATCGGAACCGGAAAGATATTATCCAGCAAGGATTATTCAGTCGAGACCCAAAGACTTTCCGGCTCGAGAGATAAAGAAAATATTGTCCTTCAGGAAAAGCTGAGTGTAAAAGTTAGCGGGAAAATATTGGAGCTACGAATTACGAATTGAGTACGAATATACGAATTGAGAGTGTCATTCCTGCGGAAGCAGGAATCTACACAAACGATAATTGCAAGGCTTAATGTATAAATATTAGATTAGCGTAATTCGAAAGCGTAGATTCCGCATCAAGTGCGGAATGACAATTGAAAATGAATGCGTTAAAAGAAATAAAACTTAATCCGATTTGGGAAAGACGTTACAAGAACGCCAGGTTTTTGGTTTATCTTGTTTTCATATTGCTGATAATCTATGCCGGATATCTGGTTTTGTTCCCTTCCGCTAATTTTGTTTTTTCTTTCAAAAATCCTGATTCACTGAAAAATACCGTAGCTGATCCGCGAAAAGAAAGCGGAGAACCGATCAGAAACGGCCAAGTTGAAGGAGACAAAAAAATGATTTTTGACGCTAACTTGGTCGGAGATTTTTCCGAAGCACGGGTCAATTTCACTTTGACTGGAAAATCAGAAAATGTTGAAGATGGCAGCGTATCGGTTCGAAAATCATTTCGATCATTCTTCTATCCGAATGGAGATGCTATAACCAAGATTAATATTCCGCAACTTTTTAAAATAGATAATGATTATTATCAATTAAAAGACAATATCTTATACAGATTTGTCAGTGAAAAAGCTTATCTCTCAAACTACGACTCCGAGCAAGCTTCGGCTAAGGATGAAAACTTTCTTAAGAGTTATCCGCTTTCCGAAGAATTTTTCGGCTTTCGAGATGGAACTCTTTTGTCTTCTGATATTTCCGTTTTTGTAGTCAGCGGAAACAAAATATGGCCAATAAACAACCCCATAACATTCATTTCCAGCGGTTGGAATTGGAATGATGTGATCGTGGCTAGCGGAGAAGAAATTGGAATCTATCAGAAAGAAAAACTGTTCACCATAAAGACTCCCCAACCAGATGGAACTCTTTTTCGAGGCAATGATACCGGAAAATATTATTTGATATCAAACGGAGAGAAACACGAACTTATTGGAAAAGACGTGATTGATTTTTATTCGAAAATTAATCCGCTTCTCGCAGAAGAAAAAAATCTGGAGATTGAAGAGGAATGCAATTTGGCCGGCTCATTCGGACTTTCGAAAAGATATTCCTGTATAATTCCTATTGACAATATGAAAGACCTTTCCGGAGATGATTTTGAATTCCAATCGTTTTTCGGCAATGATATTGATGTGCAAAACATATCAGTGACATTCAAAAAGAAAGTTAGTGTGGAAAATTTAAAGTCGTCGCTATCAACACTAAAAAGTAGAACATTGCTCAATTATGGACAAAGTCAGTAAAAAATTTAGAGGAAACTTGGGAATATTTTTATACAAGATACTCAGTGATATATTATCGCTTCTTCTTGTTTTCTTTGCTTTGCTCCTGGTTTCCGAAGGAGTGATGCCGGGACTGGCTTCCTCTCACTTAAGTTTTACCCGGCTCTCTCTGATTATTTTTGCAGTTTTGGGAAGTGTTATTTATCTGGGAAAAATAAATGAAATAAGCTTTGAAATGAGCAACAAAAAAACCGCATTATCCTGCGGCCTTATTGTTTTCGCTGTTATTTTGATTATAAACTCGATGCTCAAGTTTGACTGGTGGGAAATCGCGGTTATTACAATCGCTGCCATTCTTCTTCTATTTTATCTATACAAAAACTTTATAAGCGAAAAAGATGTCATTCCTGCGAAAGCAGGAATCTACACAAGCGATAATCCCAAGCTTAACGTATAAATATTGGACTGGTGTAATTCGAAAGCTTAGATTCCGCATCAAGTGCGGAATGACATAAAAAAAATAGCATATCAGCAATTATGACTTTATAACTTCAATCGTTTCTCTAGCGCATTTGTCCCAAGAGAATTTTTTAACTTGTTCGTTTCCCTTTTCAATTAATTCTTTCCTCGAATTATCATCTTTCAAAACGCTTCGTATTTTGCAAGATAAATCCTCACTGTCCTTTTCATTGAAATATAGCGCCGCATTTCCTCCAACTTCCGGCAAGCTGGAATTGCTGGCTGAAATAACCGGAACACCGGAGGCGAAAGCTTCAAGAAGCGGAATACCAAAACCTTCATAGAGAGAAGGAAAAACAAAGACTGAAGCGTTTCGATACAAAACGACTACTTCTTCAAATGGGATTGTTTCGGTGATAATTATATCTTTTTCATATTCGCTATTCTTTATTTTATTCACAATCCCCTCCCACATCCAAGCCTTTCCTCCGGCCAAAACTAATTTCAAATCCTGATTTTCTTTTTTTATTTTATCAAAAGCTTTAATCAGAATTTCCAGATTTTTTCTCGGCTGCAAGGCTCCGACATATAAAATATAGTTTTTAGGTTGCAGATTGTAGGTTTTTAGTATTTTGTTTTTATTTTCTTCCGGTATTTCCCCTTGGAATAATTCCGTTTCAAATCCGTGATATATCACTTTTATTTTTTCTTCCTTTATTTCCGGATAAAATTTCAAAATATCGTTTTTGGTCGAATTAGAAACGGCAATTATTTTGTCAGAGTTTTTGATGGCAAAATCAGTGAATATATTAAGACGGCGCAGATCTTTTCTGGGAAATAACTGGGGAAAATATTTAAAAGCCAGGTCATGAATGGTAATGGTGGTTTTCAAATTTTTTCTCCTAACGAAGGGCAGCGCCTGCATCGGCATCCAAAGCGCTCCGTAATTTTCTTTCCAAATTTCAAAAGAAAATCTGGTCTGCGTCCAACAGAAAGGAAACGGTTTTTTTATTATTTTATAATTATAAAATTTTTCCGGTGCAAGTTCCGAATTAAAATCTTTTTTGTGGAAAATAAAAAAATCATCGTCCGGTGAAATTTTTCCAAAACGATTGAGCATATTCAAAAGATAAACTCTGGTTCCGTCGATTCTTTTTGAATCCAGATCTGAAGCTTGAATGGCAATTTTCATTTTCCTGAAAATTTACGAATAATTGTATCTTCATTATAACACAACGAAAAAAAAGGTTCTTTAGGCCGGAATTTTCATTCCTTTACTAACTGGCAAAAGGCTGTGCTATAATAATTTCATGGATATTATCAGATTAAAAAAGAAAATCGAATCTAGCCCGATTATACCAGATCAAAGAAAACCGGATATAAACAAGCTGGAACCCATCGAGCCGGAATCAAAGAAAAAAAGTTTGGGAAAAATTTGGATTGTTGCTTGTCCGCTGATCATATTAGCATTTATTCTCATAATGACTAAAGTATTTGTCATTGATTCAATTTCTTCAAAAGAGAAAATAATTCCTGAAATAGATCCTGAAATCACAAATATTGCAAGCAAGGTAGCCTCCACATTTGAAACCAGCAGCCAAACCTCCGATGCCAAAGCGAATACCCCGAATCCAAACCCGCCCGTTCTAACTCCGGAAAAGGAAGCAGAAACCCAGGAACAGGAAGATACCGCTTCCGTAAACGAAACAAAAGCAGAAGAAAAGGAGCTGACCACCAATCCAAGCCAAAGCGACAAATTTATTACAAAGAGCCCGGTAATAATTTCCGAGATTACCAAAATTTCAAAATTCAGAAGCTGCGCTAATGAAGCTTACGGCAAAACCAGCTTTCAGAACCAAACAGAGACGGAAAGCTCGCTTAAGCATTATTTTAATCTTAAAAATTCTGGCATTGCCATCTATGCTCCTTTTGATGGGGAAATAATTCGGAAAGACTCGAGCTC includes:
- a CDS encoding glycosyltransferase family 1 protein, which encodes MKIAIQASDLDSKRIDGTRVYLLNMLNRFGKISPDDDFFIFHKKDFNSELAPEKFYNYKIIKKPFPFCWTQTRFSFEIWKENYGALWMPMQALPFVRRKNLKTTITIHDLAFKYFPQLFPRKDLRRLNIFTDFAIKNSDKIIAVSNSTKNDILKFYPEIKEEKIKVIYHGFETELFQGEIPEENKNKILKTYNLQPKNYILYVGALQPRKNLEILIKAFDKIKKENQDLKLVLAGGKAWMWEGIVNKIKNSEYEKDIIITETIPFEEVVVLYRNASVFVFPSLYEGFGIPLLEAFASGVPVISASNSSLPEVGGNAALYFNEKDSEDLSCKIRSVLKDDNSRKELIEKGNEQVKKFSWDKCARETIEVIKS